The following proteins come from a genomic window of Lolium rigidum isolate FL_2022 chromosome 5, APGP_CSIRO_Lrig_0.1, whole genome shotgun sequence:
- the LOC124651608 gene encoding probable calcium-transporting ATPase 9, plasma membrane-type has translation MEKYLQENFEVASKNPSEEAQRRWRSAVGTLVKNRRRRFRHVPDLDERQENHAKRRSVQEKIRVALYVQQAAITFIGGAKKKEYQLTEDIIKAGFSINPEELASITSKHDLKALKMHGGVDGISKKVRSTFDRGVSATDLDTRQSIYGVNRYAEKPSRSFWSFVWDALQDTTLIILMVCALLSVVVGLASEGWPKGMYDGVGIILSILLVVMVTAASDYKQSLQFKELDNEKKNIFIHVTRDGGRQKISIYDLVVGDIVHLSIGDQVPADGLFIHGYSLLIDESSLSGESEPVYTSTDKPFILAGTKVQDGSAKMIVTAVGMRTEWGKLMSTLSEGGEDETPLQVKLNGVATIIGKIGLVFATLTFVVLMARFLIEKGTTVGLSKWYSADALTIVNYFATAVTIIVVAVPEGLPLAVTLSLAFAMKKLMNDKALVRHLAACETMGSAGTICTDKTGTLTTNHMVVDKIWIAELSKSVTGNNSIEDLNSSISSSAWSLLLQGIFENTSAEMVKGDDDKQTVLGTPTEIAIFEYGLSLQGYSDAEDMSCTKVKVEPFNSVKKKMAVLVSLPGGTYRWFCKGASEIIVEMCDKVIDQDGDVIPLSDARRKDIMDTIYSFASDALRTLCLAFKDVDDFDENADSPASGFTLIIIFGIKDPVRPGVKEAVQSCITAGIMVRMVTGDNINTAKAIAKECGILTDDGIAIEGPDFRNKSPEELRDLIPKIQVMARSLPLDKHMLVTNLRGMFQEVVAVTGDGTNDAPALHEADIGLAMGIAGTEVAKESADVIVLDDNFTTIINVARWGRAVYINIQKFVQFQLTVNIVALVINFVSACITGSAPLTAVQLLWVNMIMDTLGALALATEPPNDEMMKRPPVGRGESFITKVMWRNIIGQSIYQLVVLGVLMFGGEKLLNINGPDSKTIINTLIFNSFVFCQVFNEVNSREMEKLNIFRDIIGNWVFIGVITATVVFQVVIIEFLGTFASTVPLSWQHWLVSVGIGSISLIIAVILKCIPVKSGDASASPNGYKQLASGPDDV, from the exons ATGGAGAAgtacctgcaggagaacttcgagGTTGCGTCCAAGAACCCCTCCGAGGAGGCGCAGCGCCGGTGGCGctccgccgtcggcacgctcgtcAAGAACCGCCGCCGACGCTTCCGCCACGTGCCCGACCTCGACGAGCGCCAGGAGAACCATGCCAAGCGCCGCTCCGTCCAG GAAAAAATTCGGGTTGCCCTCTATGTGCAGCAAGCTGCAATCACTTTCATTGGTG GTGCCAAGAAGAAAGAGTACCAGCTAACAGAGGATATAATCAAAGCTGGGTTTTCCATCAATCCCGAAGAACTGGCATCAATAACAAGCAAGCATGACTTGAAAGCTTTAAAGATGCATGGTGGTGTAGATGGGATATCCAAAAAAGTACGTTCAACATTCGACCGTGGTGTATCTGCCACTGACTTGGATACAAGACAAAGCATATATGGTGTCAATCGCTACGCTGAAAAACCTTCAAGAAGTTTCTGGAGTTTTGTCTGGGATGCATTGCAGGACACGACCCTTATCATTCTGATGGTATGTGCTTTGTTATCTGTTGTAGTTGGCTTGGCATCTGAAGGTTGGCCTAAGGGCATGTATGATGGCGTGGGGATAATACTCAGCATTCTCTTGGTTGTGATGGTTACTGCTGCCAGTGACTATAAGCAATCGCTCCAGTTCAAGGAGCTAGATAATGAAAAGAAGAACATATTTATCCATGTAACCAGAGATGGTGGTCGACAGAAGATCTCGATATATGATTTGGTAGTTGGTGATATTGTGCATTTATCGATTGGAGACCAAGTGCCTGCTGACGGACTATTCATACATGGATATTCCCTTTTGATAGATGAATCCAGCTTATCAGGTGAGAGCGAGCCAGTGTATACTTCTACAGATAAACCATTCATCTTGGCAGGAACTAAAGTGCAAGATGGTTCTGCTAAGATGATAGTAACTGCTGTCGGTATGCGCACTGAATGGGGAAAGCTGATGAGCACTTTGAGTGAGGGAGGAGAGGACGAGACACCATTGCAGGTTAAACTAAATGGAGTTGCGACCATTATAGGAAAGATTGGGCTGGTATTTGCCACACTAACATTCGTAGTCCTGATGGCAAGATTTCTTATTGAAAAGGGTACAACAGTTGGTCTGTCCAAATGGTATTCTGCTGATGCCTTGACTATAGTAAACTACTTTGCAACAGCGGTTACTATTATTGTTGTTGCTGTTCCCGAAGGGTTGCCGTTGGCTGTTACTTTGAGCCTTGCATTTGCAATGAAGAAGTTAATGAATGACAAAGCGCTTGTCAGACACCTTGCAGCATGTGAAACAATGGGATCTGCTGGTACCATTTGCACAGACAAAACAGGTACTTTGACTACTAACCATATGGTGGTTGACAAAATTTGGATAGCTGAGCTTTCAAAGTCAGTCACAGGTAACAATAGTATTGAAGATCTGAATTCTTCAATTTCTTCAAGTGCATGGAGCCTACTTTTGCAGGGCATTTTTGAGAACACTAGTGCAGAGATGGTCAAAGGAGATGATGACAAACAAACTGTTTTGGGCACCCCAACTGAAATAGCGATATTTGAATATGGCTTGAGCTTGCAAGGATATAGTGATGCCGAGGACATGAGCTGCACCAAGGTTAAGGTTGAGCCTTTCAATTCAGTCAAGAAGAAGATGGCAGTATTGGTTTCTTTACCTGGTGGCACATACCGTTGGTTCTGCAAAGGTGCATCAGAAATTATTGTTGAGATGTGTGACAAGGTGATTGATCAAGATGGGGATGTTATTCCCTTGTCAGATGCTCGTAGAAAGGACATCATGGATACTATCTACTCATTTGCTTCAGATGCTCTAAGGACATTGTGCCTGGCGTTTAAGGATGTGGATGATTTTGATGAGAATGCAGATAGTCCTGCTAGTGGATTTACTCTGATAATCATATTTGGCATCAAGGACCCTGTGCGCCCTGGAGTGAAGGAAGCTGTTCAGAGCTGTATAACTGCTGGTATCATGGTGAGAATGGTGACTGGTGATAATATCAATACAGCTAAAGCTATAGCCAAAGAGTGTGGCATATTGACTGATGATGGTATAGCAATAGAAGGACCAGATTTCCGTAACAAGAGCCCAGAGGAATTGAGGGACTTGATACCTAAGATTCAG GTCATGGCTCGTTCATTACCATTGGACAAACATATGCTTGTGACAAACTTGAGAGGTATGTTTCAAGAGGTTGTTGCTGTGACAGGTGATGGTACAAATGATGCTCCTGCATTACACGAAGCAGATATTGGGCTTGCTATGGGCATTGCAGGCACAGAG GTTGCGAAGGAGAGTGCCGATGTCATAGTGCTCGATGACAATTTCACAACAATCATAAATGTTGCAAGGTGGGGTCGTGCGGTTTACATAAACATCCAGAAGTTTGTGCAGTTTCAGTTGACTGTGAACATTGTTGCTTTAGTGATCAACTTTGTCTCAGCATGCATCACAG GGAGCGCTCCTCTCACTGCTGTGCAGCTGCTCTGGGTGAACATGATTATGGATACACTAGGAGCTTTAGCTCTGGCAACTGAGCCTCCAAATGATGAAATGATGAAGAGGCCGCCTGTTGGGCGAGGTGAAAGTTTCATTACCAAGGTCATGTGGAGAAACATCATTGGGCAAAGTATATATCAGTTGGTTGTACTTGGCGTTCTCATGTTCGGCGGCGAAAAACTTCTGAACATCAACGGTCCAGATTCCAAGACCATTATCAATACGCTCATATTCAACTCCTTCGTGTTTTGCCAG GTATTCAACGAAGTAAACAGCAGGGAAATGGAGAAGCTAAACATTTTCCGTGATATCATTGGCAATTGGGTCTTCATCGGGGTCATAACCGCGACGGTGGTGTTCCAAGTGGTGATCATTGAGTTTCTCGGGACCTTTGCCAGCACAGTTCCACTCAGCTGGCAGCACTGGTTAGTAAGCGTAGGTATAGGATCCATCAGCCTGATTATTGCAGTTATCTTGAAGTGCATACCAGTTAAATCCGGTGATGCGTCTGCAAGTCCGAATGGTTACAAGCAACTTGCCAGCGGTCCTGATGACGTGTAG
- the LOC124655300 gene encoding calcium-binding protein CBP-like codes for MSGYPYGGAGGGYGAPPPYGSSPAPSAPPYGDKPPKEGKTSSSASSPPYYGAPPQQSYGAPPQQSYGGSGGGYGAPPQQSYGGGGGYGAPPSSQPQSYGGGGGGGYGAPPAAQSYGAPPYGAPPPTASPYGGGGGYGSPFAALVPSAFPPGTDPNVVACFQAADRDGSGAIDDKELQSALSGYNQSFSIRTVHLLMYLFTNSNVRRIGPKEFTSVFYSLQNWRSIFERFDRDRSGKIDASELRDALLSLGYSVSPTVLDLLVSKFDKTGGMSKAVEYDNFIECCLTVKGLTEKFKEKDTTYSGSATFSYEAFMLTVLPFIIA; via the exons ATGTCCGGCTACCCctacggcggcgccggcggaggcTACGGGGCCCCGCCGCCCTACGGCTCCTCCCCGGCCCCCTCCGCACCGCCCTACGGCGACAAGCCCCCCAAGGAAGGcaagacctcctcctccgcctcctccccacCCTACTACGGCGCCCCGCCCCAGCAGTCGTACGGCGCCCCGCCCCAGCAGTCCTacggcggcagcggtggcggctACGGGGCCCCGCCCCAGCAGtcctacggcggcggcggcggatacgGCGCCCCGCCCTCCAGCCAGCCCCAGTCctacggcggcgggggcgggggcggctacGGGGCCCCGCCCGCGGCGCAGTCCTACGGCGCCCCGCCGTACGGGGCGCCGCCTCCAACGGCCTCAccctacggcggcggcggcggctacgggAGCCCGTTTGCGGCGCTGGTCCCCTCCGCCTTCCCGCCGGGCACCGACCCCAACGTCGTCGCCTGCTTCCAGGCCGCCGACCGCGACGGCAGcggcgccatcgacgacaagGAGCTGCAGTCCGCGCTCTCAGGCTACAACCAGAGCTTCAGCATCCGCACCGTGCACCTCCTCATGTACCTCTTCACCAACTCCAACGTCCGCAGGATCG GACCAAAGGAGTTTACTTCTGTTTTCTACAGTCTTCAGAACTGGAGG TCTATATTTGAGAGGTTTGACCGTGACCGAAGTGGTAAGATTGATGCATCAGAGCTGCGTGATGCTCTTCTCAGCTTGGGTTATTCAGTTTCTCCAACTGTGCTCGACTTGCTCGTGTCTAAATTTGACAAAACTGGGGGCATGAGCAAAGCAGTCGAATATGATAACTTTATTGA GTGCTGCCTTACAGTCAAG GGTCTGACTGAGAAGTTCAAGGAGAAAGACACGACTTACTCCGGGTCTGCAACTTTCAGTTACGAGGCATTCATGTTGACTGTGCTTCCTTTCATCATTGCCTGA